The following is a genomic window from Niabella soli DSM 19437.
GCGGCCACGCGCTTTAGCGCTATTTGCAGATCATAGTTATAACTGATCCCTTTGCCGATAAGCGTTTGCAGGGTAGGGTCGGTAAAAAATTGTTTCCATTCCACATCGGCAATGCTGCTGGTGTCGGCCGTTGCAACCGCGCGGAATTCCTGCGGCAGCGCCACTTCCGGGCGTTTATAAGCCTGTCCTACTTTACAGGATGCGGCCGTAATCGCTATTACGATCACCGGCAGCAGCAGGGAATATCTTTTTTTCATATTTAAATAGTTCATAGTTGATTTGATCCTTTTTAATAAAGCCGTTCATTTTCTGTCGTCATGCTGAGCGAATCCCGACGAAAGTCGGGAGTAGTCGAAGCATCTCTGTAATAACTACCTCTTCGATAACTGTGAGACCCTTCCGCTCCGCTCCGCTGCGGTCAGGGTGACGTTCGTAATTATGCTTTCGTCATGCTGCGCCCATCGAGCTTATCTCAATTCCCAATCGGCATCATCCTCCGCTCTTTTTGCTACAATCTTTTCCTGCAAATACTGGAAGATGATGTACAATACCGGGATAATGAAGATGCCCAGTAACACACCGGTCAACATACCGCCAACGGTACTATAACCAATGGAGTGGTTACCAATAGCCGAGGCACCTTTTGCAAACACCAGCGGTAGCATCCCCACAATAAATGCAAAAGAGGTCATCAAGATCGGGCGCAGGCGCAGCCTTGAAGCTTCCAATGCGGAAGCCACCAGGCTCATTCCTTTTCTTCGCCGCTGTACCGCGTACTCCACAATAAGGATGGCGTTCTTGGCCAATAGCCCGATGAGCATGATCAACCCGATCTGTACATAAATATTGTTTTCTAATCCGGCAAAGCCGATAAATAAAAACACACCCATGATACCGGCGGGTACGGTAAGGATCACCGCCAGGGGCAACACATAACTTTCATACTGCGCTGCCAACAGGAAGTATACAAAGATGATGCTGAGCAGGAAGATGTACACCTGCTGACTGCCCGCGCTCCGTTCTTCGCGGGTAATGCCCGTCCATTCATAAGAGTAGCCTCTCGGCAGGGCCGTCTTCGCCGTTTCTTCAATAGCGCGGATAGCATCACCTGTACTATAGCCCGGTTTGGGCACTCCGTTAATGGTAACGGCATTAAAGAGGTTGTTGCGGGTTACGGTTTCCGGACCATATACACGCTTCAACGTAACCAGTGTTTTAACCGGCACCATTTCGCCCAGGTTATTTTTTACAAAAATGCCGTCCAGCGAAGACTGATCTTTACGATAGGGGATATCTGCCTGCGCCATTACCCGGTAGTATTTACCAAAGCGGTTAAAGTCGGACACAAAACTACTACCAAAGTAGATCTGCATGGTCTGCATCAGCTCGCTTACGGATACGCCCAACTGTTTTGCTTTAACATAATCGGTTTCTATTGAATATTGCGGATTGCCGGCTGCAAAGGTGGTAAAGGCATAGGCGATCTCTTTTCGTTTCATTAATGCGCCAATAAAAGCGCCAGCCGTATTGCCCAGTTTATCCAGCGGGCCATTGGTGCGGTCCTGCAACATAAACTCAAACCCGCTCACGTTACCAAAACCCTGTACGGTAGGGAAGTTGAAGAAGAAGGTATTGGCATCTTTTACGGAAGTTACCTTGCCGGTAAGTGCTGCCGCGATGGCATCCGGGTTCGTCAGCTTACCGCGTTTGTCTACATCCTTTAGCCGGATGAAACCTGCGGCATAAGGAGAAGCGGAGGCATTGCTGATAAAGTTTAATCCATCGGCTACCCAAAGATTTTCAACGGATTCTTCTTTTTTAATTATCTGGTCAATAGCCTCTGTTGCTTTATGAGTACGATGTAGTGAACTTCCCGGAGGCGTGTTTACCGCATACAATACGAAACCCTGGTCTTCCGTAGGAATAAATCCCGAGGGTGTTCTTTTGATCAGCCAGTAACTTACCCCGGCAATAAGCACCAACCCACTAATGGCTACCCATTTCCGGCGGATCAGGAATTTCAGACTGCCGATATAGCGATTGGTAAGGGTGCGGAATCCGGCATTAAAAGCCATAAAGAAGCGGCCCATAAAACCTTTCTTTTCGTGCGAATGTCCTTTTTCCCCCGGCTGATGTGTATTCTTCAGGAACAGCGCACAAAGCGCGGGGCTTAGTGTTAACGCGTTCACCGCAGAGATCAGGATGGCGATGGCCAGTGTAAAGGCAAACTGGCGGTAGAACACACCGGCCGGCCCCTGCATAAATCCGACAGGCACAAATACTGCGGCCATTACCAGCGTGATGGAAATGATGGCGCCGGAGATCTCATTCATGGACTGTACCGTGGCCTTGCGCACCGGCATATCCTTCTGTTCCATTTTTGCGTGCACGGCTTCCACTACCACGATGGCATCATCCACCACAATACCAATAGCCAGCACTAATGCAAACAGCGTGAGCAGGTTGATGGTAAAGCCAAACAACTGGAGAAAGAAGAAGGTGCCCACAATGGCCACCGGCACTGCAATAGCGGGTATCAATGTAGAGCGAAAATCCTGCAGGAAAATAAATACTACAATAAATACCAGTACAAAGGCGATGATCAATGTTTCCCTTACCTGGTGAATGGACGCATCCAGGAACTCCTTGGAGTTGTACATGGTAACGGGTTTGATGCCTTTGGGCATGGTGGTATACAGTTCTCCCAGTTGCTTCTCCACTTCTGTAAGGATCTCGTTGGCATTGGATCCGGCGGTTTGTAAGATCGCGAATCCCGAAACCGGTTTCCCGTTCAGGCGGTTATTGGCGTTATAAGTAAACGCACCAAACTCCACACGGGCAACATCTTTCAGCTTTAATACGGAACCATTGGGGTTTGCTTTTATCACGATGTTTTCATAATCTTCGTGCTGGTTTAGCTTACCCTTATACTTCAACACGTATTCAAAAACTTCATCGCTGTTTTGCCCCAACCGGCCGGGAGCAGCCTCAAGGCTTTGGTCCCTGATGGCCGCGAGTACATCCTGCGGGGAAAGATTGTTGGCTGCCAGTCGATCCGGTTTCAGCCATACGCGCATGGAATAATCTTTAGCGCCAAATACCTGTGCCTGGGCCACACCGGGGATCCGCTGTATCTGGGGAATCACGTTGATCTTTAAATAGTTCTCCAGGAACAGTTCATCGTACTGTGTACTGTCTTCACTGTAAAGCCCGGTAAACATGATAAAACTGTTCTGCACTTTTTGAGTGGAAATGCCCGACTGCACTACTTCCTGGGGGATCTGGTTCACGGCTTTGGAAACGCGGTTCTGTACGTTTACCGAAGCGATATCCGGATCGGTGCCCTGTTTGAAAAATACGGTCAGGGTCATGGTACCGTCGTTGCTGGAGTTGGAGGTCATGTAGGTCATGTTTTCCACACCGTTGATGGCTTCCTCCAACGGAGTGGCCACGGAGCGCGCTACCACCTCACCATTGGCGCCGGGGTAGGTGGCAGTAACCTGTACGCTGGGCGGTGCAATATCCGGGAACAGGGTAACCGGAAGCGCGAAGAGGGAGAGGATACCCAGCAAGAGCAGGATAATGGAAATAACCGTAGATAATACGGGTCGTTGTATAAATTTCTTTAGCATGATATAGAGTTGTAAGTATGCTGTGCGTAAATAATTGGGATAAAAAGTCCCCGGGCGGCAGGGGTTGCTGCTTTGTCAGGGCCTGTTGTCCGCAAGAAAATAAGTGCTGTTACCTTCCCGCAGCTATTCGCAGAACAGTGTTGCGATCAGCGCTTGTCTGCGCGATCTGCGGGAAAATAAACTTCTCTTAAATCGGATTGGCTTTTAACACGCTGTCGGCTGAAACCACCTGTGGCTGTATCTGTACACCGTCCTTTAAATTACCGGTTCCGGAAAGCACGATCTTTTCGCCTGCGGAAAGTCCTTTGTTTACAAAATAATAATAAGAAGTTTTACCGGAAACGGCAATGGGTTTGCTGGTTACCTTGTTACTGTTATCTACTGTAAATACAAATACTTTGTCCTGTATCTCAAACGTGGCTTCCTGTGGTACCACCAATACTTCATTAAAGAGCTGCGGCAGGCGGATCTTACCGGTGTTACCGCTTCTTAATATTTTATTGGGGTTGGGGAAGGCCGCGCGGAAATTAATGGCGCCAACGGTTTTATCAAACTGCCCCTGAACCAGCTCTATCTTTCCTTGTTGCGGATAAACGGTATTGTCGGCCAGCAGCAATTGAACAGAAGGAACGTTCTTCAGCTTTTGCTCAATGGTTTCGCCCGGGTATTTATTCTTAAAGGCAATGAAGTCGGGCTCACTCATGGAGAAGTAGGCGTACATCGTGTTCACCTCGCTGAGCACGGTAAGCGGCTGTGTTTCCCCACGGCCTACCAGGCTACCGGTTTTAAACGGAATGCTTCCGATATAACCGCTCACCGGCGCTTTGATCAGTGTATAGCCTACATTGATCTGTGCACCACCTACCAGGGCTTTTGCCTGTGCCAATGCCGCTGTTGCTGCATTGTAATTTGCTTTTGCTGTTTTTAGTTGCACATCGGAAACAACGTTGTTGTCTACCAGCGGTTTCAGCCGGTCCAGCTCTACCTGTTCTTTCTGAACATTTGCCTGCGCGGCTAATAAACTGGCCCGGGCATTGTTAAGCGCTTCATTGTAGGACTGTGGGTTGATCCGGAAAAGGGGTTGTCCCTGGGAAACATAAGCGCCTTCGTCAACATAGATCTTGTCAAGGTAGCCTTCTACCTGGGGCCGCACTTCCACGTTTACTTTACCTTCCAGCGAAGCGGAAAATTCCTGGTATACGGTAACGGGCGACAGAGGCGTTTGCATTACCGGTAAGGTGGGCGCCTGGTTTTGCGGACTTGAATTGGCTGCGCCGTTGGTGCAGCCTTGGATCGATATGGAAAGCGCAATAAGCGCAGGGATAATAATACTTGTGTGAATGGTATGGTTGTTTGCTTTCATCTGTTGAGTAGTTTTTTGAGTCAAAGAAATATTCGTCCTGCCGGTGTACCTACCGGAGAATGGCGCCCAGGTTGTTGCCGGGGCTGGTGCTCCTGTTTGCAAGTGTAATTCCTGCGTGTTACGGAATGGCGACCATTGCCCGTTGTCATTCCGTCCCGATTGCAATCGGGAAATGCACTAGAAAATAATTACTATTTGAATTGTCGTCTTTTTTGGCTTAAAGATTTTCAATAATGTTCACTACCATTTGATCGAGCACTGATACGTTCATTGTTTGCGGAACGTCAGCGCTTCTTGCGATCATGATTGAAGTAAAACCATGTATGGCCGACCAGAATGCGTGCGTTTTATAACACGCAGATTCAATATTGGTTTTCTTTTCGATGATTATTTTTTTTATGATTTCATAAATTATATCCTGTAAGGCTCCAAATTCTGTTTTCATTTTTCCTTCTCCGCAACAGGGCATACCCACACCAAACATGAGTTTGAAATAGCTCCGGTTCTTGAGCGCGAACTTCCAGTAGGTTTCTACAAACGCTTTCAGCTCCTCTTTCGGCGATGCTTTTTTTGAGATGGCTTTGTGAATATTTGACAGCAGCAGTTTAAAACCGTCCTGCGAAATTTCAAAAAGAATGGCCTCTTTGTTGGCAAAGTGATCATAGATCACCGGAGCGCTGTATTCAATAGCATCCGCTATTTTCCGTATGGACAGTGCTTCCCAGCCTTCACTCTTTACCAGCTGCAACGCTGCATCGATGATCTTTTTACGGACCAGCTCCTTTTCTCTCAATTTGCGCTCTGCTACACTCATGAAAAATAAATTTACCTAACAGTGTTAGCAAAGTTAACGGTGTTTTGAAACCACTTCCAAATTTTTTTTAAAATTTGTTGCCCAAACGTTTGTTATTGCCGCACCGTTAGTGATTCATCGCTTAACGTGTTGTAGTTGTTGACGAGCACATGTGCGGGGTTAATACCATTCCCGGAAAAAGGTAACCTGGTTTTTTCTGCTTCGGTTCAAAAAAGTAAATCAAAAAGCTAAACCCAATAAAAACATTGTTTGATTTATACAGTATCTCATTGTGAAAACACTGCCCGTTTTATTTGGAAGGCCGAAGCTAAAACGGGGTGGTGACAACTGTGTGTCAGCATGTTTTTTTTCTCTCTGAAAGATTGACCTGTTTCTAGCTCAAATGAATCGTGCCGATGGCACTCAATGCTCTACCGGGCTAATCAATCCGGAATAAATTCCGGATTTACCTGATGAACAAGCCGATGGCTTTCTATGACAGAAGGGATATCATTGTGCGGGATCGGAATTCCCCGGGGCCGCGAACTTTATAGAGGCGCAGCCTCGGTTTAATGGGTTAACGAGGAACTTCAGTTCCTTGTTAGCCTAAGGTCTGGTAAGACCAGAGAGCCATCGGCTCGGCCTATAAATCGCCCCCCAAATGGTATTCTTTTTATCATTAGGTCCGCGTGTTATGGCAAAATACGTTTCATCGTTTATCAGATCGCGTGCAACACTATATTTCATAAAGCTCAATAGGCAGCCCGTCGGGGTCAGCAAAGAAGGTGAATTTTTTTCCTGTGTATTCGTCAACGCGAAAAGGTTCTACCGTTATGTTTTTTGCCTGTAGTTGCTGAATGGCTGCGGCTACGTCCGTTACTTCAAATGCAATGTGGCGCAGGCCGGTGGCTTCGGGCCTTGTGGGGCGTGGCGGCGGATCAGGGAAGGAGAATAGTTCTATAAGATATTGATCATTTAACGCCAGGTCCAGTTTATAGGAGGCGCGTTCCTCCCGGTATACTTCTTGCACAATTGTAAATCCCAGTACTTCTATATAAAACTTTTTCGACCGCTCATAATCGCTGCAAATAATAGCGATGTGATGAAGCTTTTTTAAATTCAACATATAATTGTTCTTGTATGACTTATATAATTGCAATTATACCTCTTTTCTTATAGAATAGTGTTAGCTTATTGTTTAGCCTATTCGAAATGGGTCTCCCGCAGATTTTCGCAGAAGAAGGAAGTATGATCTGCGCTTCGCCATTGGCGGTCCAGATACCGATCTAGTTGTGTGGACACAAAATATTACTTTTTATATTTTTCTACTTTTTGGGCACCCAAAAAGTAGCGCAAAAAGGGCAGGGTCAAACGAACGCCTCCGGCCGTTTGACCGGCCACGCACGCGAACATACATTACGAAAAGTGGCAACAAGGCCTTGTTGAGGAGGCAAGGTCGAAACTCCGGTTACCTGATTGTCGATCAGCCTTCCCTGCGCTGATTTTTTCCCTGCTTGATTTTTCTGAATACAAACATCCGTTGGGTAAAAAATAGGCGCCCAGGATCCGTTGATTCCCGGAGTTGCAATTAAGTAAAAGAAATACCGCTGATGAAAAACAGTTGTTTGTTCCGAATGGATGCTGCTTAGAAGGGGTTCCGCCGCAGCCCGGCCACGAAACAGGCGGCGGAATTCACCTACCGGCGAAAAAGATTTTTTGCTCCACTTTTTTATTCCCGATTGATCGGGAATAAAAGTGGGAAATATGCAATTAGACAACACTCTATTCATCTTTTTCGATGATTATTGGAAAGAGTACACATCTATAGATCTCACCCACAGGTCTTACTCTATTTATAAACTATTTGAAATGTGTCCACACGATAGGATGACCATCGGGATACGGATTCTGCAGGCCATAAAAAACTTAATGCATAAGCAAAATACTATTTCGTCACTGTAACCCTTACGCCCTCACTATGCGCGGTAAACTCCGGCGCATACATACATTGAATAGTAGTAATGCCATTGCTGAAATTACCTGCAAGGGTTGCAAACAATGTGTATTCAAATACATACGTGCCTTTGGGTAAATAACTAAAAAAGAAATTAGTGCTGGCATCTTTGGTGGATTCATAATAGCCCAGTCCCCCCTGCCATTTGTAGGAGCTTAATACATTAACCGGCTCAAAACTGCTGGCGCGCATGTCTTTCATGTGCACATATTCCATATCCCGATCTACCCGCAGCTCCACCCGCACTTTTATTTTGTCGCCCACTTTAATGGGGTTTCCTTCTGCAACCGGCGTCAGCACCGGCCCCCGGTCACTATTGGTTTCAATGAATAATTTTTTACTGAGTTTTAAAGGCGTTTCCGCTGTTGTTATTTTGTCGAGGTCCTCAAAGTACTGCCAGTACAGACTTCCCCAGGTGGGTAATGTGTTGCTTTGTTTAGGGCCAGCGCTGGGTTGATCAACCGTTACGGTTACATTGCCCATGGATGGCCGCACTTTTTCGCCCGGAATTGTTTTTTTCATATAACCGGTTCCAGCTTCCGTTTTTTCCAGTTGAGAGGTTACTTTTAATCCGCCCAGATCAATAGTTACATCGGGCGTTACCGTTAACCACAGGGTGCCTTGCAATAACAGCGCATAACAGGCTTCAGCGGTTGCTTTCGTGCTTTCCCAGTTATTGGTTTGTTTGTTTTTAAGTAACCAGGTGCGCAGGTCGTCTGCTGTTTTATGATCGGCGGCTATTTCTTCAAAGGCTTCTATGATCAGCGATTGGCGTTCAATGGGTGCTTCGTACCACCACCAGCTTCTGTAGGTGTCTTTATAATAGCTGCCCAGTTCTTCATTGTTGACGGATGTTTCTTTCAATGATTTCAGAATGTTGCCAGCAGTGCTTTTGTCGCCGCTACGATACAGTGCCAGCGCCGCCATACCCTGCATATACTTGTTGGTTTTTACCCATGTTTTCGCCGCGCGCTCCATAAAATAGCCGACAGCTTTTTGAGCATTCGCTGCAATTTTATTATTGCTGAAGAAACTGCGCATGTACAAGTATTGGATCACATAGTAGGAGGGAATGTACCCGTTTAAATCAATTTTATTTTTTATCAGGTCGTCGTAAGTGTCTTTGATCCGGGCATCCAGGTAGGGAAGGGCTTTGTTTACGATCGTATTTGATTTTTGTATTTGCGAAGGTTCAATGGCATTTAATTTTTTTAAATGTCCGATGCCTGTTATAATATATTGGGTCATGTACTGATCATCCCTGCCGCCTTTGAACCAGACAAAACCGCCGTTCGGGCTTTGGAGCTGACTTAGTTTTTCGTACGCTCTGTTCAATTCGCCGCTCATGCGCATCAGGTCAAACAAAAGAGCGAGGTTTTTCTTTTGCTGAGCCTCTGTTTTAGCCTGCAATACCCAGGGCGTTTCTTCTAGTAAAACAGATTTCAGTTCCTGATTCTTTTGAAGATTACTAAGTAATGCTGCGGTGTCCTGCGTTTTCCAGGTATCGAATACCTGTTTTATTTTCGGCGAACTGTTGGCGATCAATGTGGCCAGGGAATTGGCATAATAACGGTTCCAGGTTTGTTCCGCGCATTCATACGGATACTCCATCATATAAGGCAGCGCCTGCACCGCATACCATGCCGGGTTGGAAGTATATTCAACTGTCAGCGACTGGTTGGTGAGGGTTTCACTTTGTCCGCTTTTCAATAATTTATCAAAGGTGAATTTTTTGGAACCATTGCCACGCATTGCAAGAGGTAGAGATTCGGTAACCAGCATCCGGTTGGTTAATACGGGCAACATATTTTCTTCGCCATCACTTAATGCAACGGTATTTGCTTTTTCGTTTGGAACCGTTGCGGTGATGCGCCAGGTAATGGCTTTACTGAATTGGTAAGGCACTTCAATGGGAAACTGTACTTGCTGGCTCTGACCTGCGGCGATGGTAAAATATTGTTGT
Proteins encoded in this region:
- a CDS encoding efflux RND transporter permease subunit; the encoded protein is MLKKFIQRPVLSTVISIILLLLGILSLFALPVTLFPDIAPPSVQVTATYPGANGEVVARSVATPLEEAINGVENMTYMTSNSSNDGTMTLTVFFKQGTDPDIASVNVQNRVSKAVNQIPQEVVQSGISTQKVQNSFIMFTGLYSEDSTQYDELFLENYLKINVIPQIQRIPGVAQAQVFGAKDYSMRVWLKPDRLAANNLSPQDVLAAIRDQSLEAAPGRLGQNSDEVFEYVLKYKGKLNQHEDYENIVIKANPNGSVLKLKDVARVEFGAFTYNANNRLNGKPVSGFAILQTAGSNANEILTEVEKQLGELYTTMPKGIKPVTMYNSKEFLDASIHQVRETLIIAFVLVFIVVFIFLQDFRSTLIPAIAVPVAIVGTFFFLQLFGFTINLLTLFALVLAIGIVVDDAIVVVEAVHAKMEQKDMPVRKATVQSMNEISGAIISITLVMAAVFVPVGFMQGPAGVFYRQFAFTLAIAILISAVNALTLSPALCALFLKNTHQPGEKGHSHEKKGFMGRFFMAFNAGFRTLTNRYIGSLKFLIRRKWVAISGLVLIAGVSYWLIKRTPSGFIPTEDQGFVLYAVNTPPGSSLHRTHKATEAIDQIIKKEESVENLWVADGLNFISNASASPYAAGFIRLKDVDKRGKLTNPDAIAAALTGKVTSVKDANTFFFNFPTVQGFGNVSGFEFMLQDRTNGPLDKLGNTAGAFIGALMKRKEIAYAFTTFAAGNPQYSIETDYVKAKQLGVSVSELMQTMQIYFGSSFVSDFNRFGKYYRVMAQADIPYRKDQSSLDGIFVKNNLGEMVPVKTLVTLKRVYGPETVTRNNLFNAVTINGVPKPGYSTGDAIRAIEETAKTALPRGYSYEWTGITREERSAGSQQVYIFLLSIIFVYFLLAAQYESYVLPLAVILTVPAGIMGVFLFIGFAGLENNIYVQIGLIMLIGLLAKNAILIVEYAVQRRRKGMSLVASALEASRLRLRPILMTSFAFIVGMLPLVFAKGASAIGNHSIGYSTVGGMLTGVLLGIFIIPVLYIIFQYLQEKIVAKRAEDDADWELR
- a CDS encoding efflux RND transporter periplasmic adaptor subunit — translated: MKANNHTIHTSIIIPALIALSISIQGCTNGAANSSPQNQAPTLPVMQTPLSPVTVYQEFSASLEGKVNVEVRPQVEGYLDKIYVDEGAYVSQGQPLFRINPQSYNEALNNARASLLAAQANVQKEQVELDRLKPLVDNNVVSDVQLKTAKANYNAATAALAQAKALVGGAQINVGYTLIKAPVSGYIGSIPFKTGSLVGRGETQPLTVLSEVNTMYAYFSMSEPDFIAFKNKYPGETIEQKLKNVPSVQLLLADNTVYPQQGKIELVQGQFDKTVGAINFRAAFPNPNKILRSGNTGKIRLPQLFNEVLVVPQEATFEIQDKVFVFTVDNSNKVTSKPIAVSGKTSYYYFVNKGLSAGEKIVLSGTGNLKDGVQIQPQVVSADSVLKANPI
- a CDS encoding TetR/AcrR family transcriptional regulator, whose protein sequence is MSVAERKLREKELVRKKIIDAALQLVKSEGWEALSIRKIADAIEYSAPVIYDHFANKEAILFEISQDGFKLLLSNIHKAISKKASPKEELKAFVETYWKFALKNRSYFKLMFGVGMPCCGEGKMKTEFGALQDIIYEIIKKIIIEKKTNIESACYKTHAFWSAIHGFTSIMIARSADVPQTMNVSVLDQMVVNIIENL
- the gloA2 gene encoding SMU1112c/YaeR family gloxylase I-like metalloprotein; the protein is MLNLKKLHHIAIICSDYERSKKFYIEVLGFTIVQEVYREERASYKLDLALNDQYLIELFSFPDPPPRPTRPEATGLRHIAFEVTDVAAAIQQLQAKNITVEPFRVDEYTGKKFTFFADPDGLPIELYEI